One segment of Brassica napus cultivar Da-Ae chromosome C3, Da-Ae, whole genome shotgun sequence DNA contains the following:
- the LOC106384027 gene encoding probable pectinesterase/pectinesterase inhibitor 13, whose protein sequence is MAFQDFDKIQERVNANRKRKFRKRIIVGTVSLLVVVAAIIGGAFAYVAFEKQNEQEPKNNHKNDAKDSQKKSQSASPTPKAPVAAAQSVKPGQADKIIETLCSTTLYKVSCENTLKNRTEKGFAVESPTTFLKAAIEAVNEDLDRVLEKVLSLKTENQDDKDAIAQCKLLVEDAKEEIVASLNKVNGTEINNFVKIVPDLDNWLSAVMSYQETCIDGFEEGNLKSEVKKTVNSSQVLTSNSLALIKSFDANISPVEKVATRHLLDQIPSWVTNEDRRMLRAVDVETLNPNATVAKDGSGNFTTINDALKAMPEKYEGRYIIYVKQGVYDESVTVDKKKANLTMVGDGSQKTIVTGNKSHAKKIRTFLTATFVAQGEGFMAQSMGFRNTAGPDEHQAVAIRVQSDRSVFLNCRFEGFQDTLYAYTHRQYYRSCVIVGTVDFIFGDAAAIFQNCNIFIRKGLSGQKNTVSAQGRVDKFQTTGFVIHKCKITANEDLKPVKAEYKSYLGRPWKNYSRTIVMESTIEDVIDPIGWLRWEETDFAIDTLYYAEYKNKGPSGDTASRVTWPGFKVINKEEALNYTVGPFLQGDWINALGSPVKLGLYDA, encoded by the exons atgGCGTTTCAGGATTTCGACAAGATCCAAGAACGTGTAAACGCTAACAGGAAGCGGAAGTTCAGGAAAAGGATCATTGTTGGAACGGTCTCTTTGCTTGTGGTTGTTGCTGCCATTATAGGAGGTGCTTTTGCTTATGTCGCTTTCGAGAAGCAAAATGAACAAGAACCGAAGAATAACCACAAAAACGACGCTAAGGATAGCCAGAAGAAGAGCCAGAGCGCAAGCCCAACTCCGAAAGCGCCTGTTGCCGCAGCGCAATCAGTGAAACCTGGTCAGGCCGATAAAATCATCGAGACCCTTTGCAGCACAACGCTGTACAAGGTAAGCTGCGAGAATACCCTCAAGAACCGAACAGAGAAGGGTTTCGCTGTAGAAAGTCCGACGACCTTTTTGAAAGCTGCCATTGAAGCTGTCAATGAAGATCTCGACCGAGTATTAGAGAAGGTCTTGAGTCTCAAGACTGAGAACCAGGACGATAAAGATGCCATTGCGCAATGTAAGTTGCTTGTTGAAGACGCAAAGGAGGAAATTGTCGCATCACTGAACAAAGTCAACGGCACAGAAATCAACAACTTCGTGAAAATTGTTCCCGATTTGGACAACTGGCTAAGCGCTGTCATGTCTTATCAGGAGACATGCATCGACGGGTTTGAGGAAGGAAACCTAAAATCTGAAGTAAAGAAGACCGTAAACTCTTCTCAAGTTCTGACCAGCAATTCTCTTGCATTGATCAAATCCTTTGACGCAAATATTTCTCCCGTTGAAAAGGTCGCAACACGACATTTACTTGACCAAATCCCTTCTTGGGTAACCAACGAGGATAGAAGAATGTTAAGGGCTGTTGATGTGGAGACTTTGAATCCTAACGCCACCGTCGCTAAAGATGGCAGTGGAAATTTCACAACCATTAATGACGCTCTCAAAGCAATGCCTGAAAAATATGAGGGAAG GTACATCATCTACGTCAAACAAGGTGTTTATGACGAATCTGTGACTGTTGATAAGAAGAAGGCGAACCTTACCATGGTCGGAGATGGATCACAGAAGACAATTGTTACCGGTAATAAAAGCCACGCAAAGAAAATCCGCACTTTTCTCACAGCAACATTCG TTGCACAGGGGGAAGGGTTCATGGCACAGTCAATGGGATTCCGAAATACTGCAGGGCCTGATGAACATCAAGCTGTCGCAATACGGGTCCAATCTGATAGATCAGTTTTCCTAAACTGCCGATTTGAAGGCTTCCAAGACACATTGTATGCCTACACGCATCGCCAGTACTATAGAAGTTGTGTGATAGTCGGAACAGTCGACTTCATATTCGGAGATGCGGCTGCCATCTTCCAGAATTGTAACATTTTCATTAGAAAGGGTTTATCAGGACAAAAGAACACGGTGTCTGCTCAAGGACGCGTTGACAAATTTCAAACGACCGGTTTTGTGATCCATAAATGTAAAATCACCGCAAATGAAGATCTTAAGCCCGTGAAGGCCGAGTACAAGAGTTATCTCGGTAGACCATGGAAGAACTATTCTCGAACGATTGTAATGGAATCTACCATCGAAGATGTGATCGACCCAATTGGATGGTTGAGATGGGAAGAGACAGATTTTGCAATAGATACGCTGTATTACGCTGAGTACAAAAATAAAGGACCAAGTGGAGATACAGCTTCGAGAGTAACGTGGCCTGGATTTAAGGTCATAAACAAGGAAGAAGCTTTGAATTATACTGTGGGgccattcttacaaggagactGGATTAATGCCTTGGGTTCTCCTGTTAAGCTTGGTCTTTATGATGCGTGA
- the LOC106388384 gene encoding UDP-glycosyltransferase 76D1-like — MDEIRQKRVLMIPAPFEGHLPSMMNLASFLSSKGFAITIVRTQYNFYDISADFPGINFFTIDDGLSESDMSSLGLLDFILELNSLCEPLLKEFLTLTDDFDFIIHDEFVYFPRQVAQDLNLPKMVFSASSAATSISRCMLMENQDKWVHHGEEARSKLEELVPKFHPFRYKDLPVTAYGSMERLMLLYHNVSKRETSSGIIHNSSNCLENVFTSAAEDTWGVQVYPVGPLYMTDSATTCPSLFEEERNCLEWLDKQETNSVIYISMGSLAMTQKEEFVEMAMGLLQSNQPFLWVIRPGSITGQNSVDSLPEQFSQALTHGDRAFVVSWAPQKEVLRHRAVGGFWNHCGWNSSLESISCGVPMICRPYSGDQRVNTRLMTHVWQTAFEVEGELEREIVETAVRKLIVGDEGKEMRRRAIELKKQVEDSVRIGGSSYSALTSLVDSIMAL, encoded by the exons atGGACGAGATTCGCCAGAAAAGAGTGCTGATGATTCCTGCACCATTCGAAGGTCATTTACCTTCGATGATGAACTTAGCCTCATTCCTATCTTCCAAAGGCTTTGCCATAACTATCGTTCGAACCCAATACAATTTCTACGATATCTCCGCTGACTTCCCGGGTATCAACTTCTTCACCATCGACGATGGCTTGTCTGAATCCGACATGTCGTCTCTGGGGCTCCTTGACTTTATCCTGGAGCTTAACTCTCTCTGTGAACCCCTCTTGAAAGAATTTCTAACACTCACGGATGATTTTGACTTTATTATTCATGATGAATTCGTCTACTTCCCTCGACAAGTTGCACAAGATCTGAATCTGCCGAAGATGGTCTTTAGTGCTTCTTCAGCTGCCACTTCGATCAGTCGATGTATGCTTATGGAGAACCAAGACAAATGGGTACACCATGGGGAAG AAGCAAGATCTAAACTTGAAGAATTGGTGCCAAAGTTTCATCCCTTTCGATACAAAGATCTACCTGTGACAGCTTATGGATCTATGGAGAGACTGATGTTACTTTACCATAACGTAAGCAAGAGAGAGACATCTTCTGGTATAATACACAACTCTTCCAATTGTCTAGAGAACGTATTCACATCAGCTGCAGAAGACACCTGGGGGGTTCAGGTATATCCGGTTGGTCCACTCTATATgactgattccgcaaccacatGTCCAAGTTTGTTTGAGGAAGAAAGAAATTGTCTTGAATGGCTTGACAAGCAAGAAACAAATTCCGTGATCTACATAAGCATGGGAAGTTTGGCAATGACGCAAAAGGAAGAGTTTGTGGAGATGGCCATGGGATTGCTTCAGAGTAACCAGCCTTTCTTATGGGTGATCCGACCAGGTTCCATAACGGGGCAAAACTCCGTAGACTCATTACCGGAACAGTTCAGCCAAGCGCTGACCCATGGCGACAGAGCTTTTGTAGTGAGTTGGGCCCCACAGAAGGAGGTGTTACGGCATAGAGCGGTGGGAGGGTTTTGGAACCATTGTGGATGGAACTCAAGCTTGGAGAGCATAAGCTGTGGTGTGCCAATGATCTGCAGGCCATACTCAGGGGACCAAAGGGTAAATACTAGACTTATGACACATGTTTGGCAAACTGCATTTGAGGTCGAAGGTGAATTGGAAAGAGAAATCGTAGAGACGGCTGTGAGGAAGCTTATTGTGGGTGACGAAGGTAAAGAGATGAGGAGGAGAGCTATTGAATTAAAAAAGCAGGTTGAAGACTCTGTGAGAATCGGAGGCTCGTCTTATAGTGCTTTAACGAGTTTGGTCGATTCAATAATGGCATTATAA